A DNA window from Myxocyprinus asiaticus isolate MX2 ecotype Aquarium Trade chromosome 15, UBuf_Myxa_2, whole genome shotgun sequence contains the following coding sequences:
- the LOC127452813 gene encoding atrophin-1-like isoform X4, with translation MKTRTHKESMPARSGRRRGGSEERRGRRPHPSPSRAERNEKQTQRAAGEELAVGRFSRRSQGHDSSESEGEELVPPPKRQKVQDTSSNSPAPPLSTNIPTSAPPPISSNSQSRESDNEDGQSQGSRSSVGGSLANSSSSISSGRDIDQDNRSSSPSLSASPLASLDSESDSPDSPKQGDKNKDEGASKCVAEEESGLGRGEEGSAIDQRDNEGGMEADLSPLKSSSSVFPSHRKVVDTAGDTSSTRKSYFPLESKLVSKMEYTGQGGTETLQTCNRITSKAGTQCGKPGVGGSEYSHGNSNVSHAPTLPPPPALKPLEVGQVAPGGESKTDKPDKGDKSAPPSLLPQTSPVSQQPLPPNTHHYTPTSWSGGPPSSCPGNWGYVRYPGNHHTHPGQQPPVQQQLPSVYNSPSSTRHTSHPPYLPHPHPHPHKEYLPRYGTAAERERGGREFGNRDFPASSSSANSSSGNTSGSGGPNSNVGRDFGNPLPGQSREYGGIGSQVSNREGPSGPPSGREYGSGFRDRERGSGREFTLQNQQLQAQGREFGPESTGGGGCHPRDKDGRWGELTGQVREAGSNSYPINANQAPVGGPSSGLPSTKLLNHDPTSSPQNGSSHPPFSSAISNSTSRDFPPPMDANVQQTSQGQTPLTPCNTADLPPPTQFLREYPPPGAKDYPPPGATSSSGPHSSVPREYPSPPGLAPNITREYPVGPSHPHHSQYPGQTALPMQHRDREREKENPASSLHSNRNQPPSLSPSSGGSAHGHPTSTSYPPPPPPTSSHGQPPPISTLPGSHSRQGPYLSSNQTPTPLSPLPSPSNNQMGGFTPFPSTSAPSMPLPASGVPTSCPSGCRPTPYHGTLSSHSPFSSSYHGNGNHGNAMANSNASGIGPNNSNSANTQSQLHSPQNSKIQPHLGNPGHNNTGPATSTSAGVDGHSDSYSGPVPPPVIKEEPIEEREVSESPPAVLQSPSPEPKPVDIPIHASQSARFHRVLDRGNGNSCARSDVLFVPLDGSKLWKKRNEAIERARREVEQQARDLREKEREREREKERERDLDRHMLQKDSGSSTGLGATGTRQGSSFFFPSSSSILLDPSSSSSSSVIPSHPTAHPQHHPSHHAAHTLHPSHPLHPSLSHSIPHTLLLPSMGGGSTVVGGPQGVLGIGLGGPYLGPDTPALRTLSEYARPHAMSPLGAAGRMPAHHPHFHHHPHPHAHAHPHVHPSFFLSQFQNPALAHPHHLPADAATAAAILGFLYGGGLEGGPVHPGLGPGPGGLTGTGLGGVGFPHAVAAHRERVKPGFEFKSEERVYTAGALADPSLALSHTHSHAHSHSLLLGGGAGGGAPSSEVALYGTTPPPAPPPQALATAARNPNPFPQPLSGPPTSSILPATLPTHQAPGAASVTPVTPAPPPQPPPPPPPPAASSLLHPSPHSTFPNSHPSCPPPTAPTQAPPSDGYTTPIRTPPSTECARSVERERVMPAAERERERERERTGTGGGAGGGTAAAGGTGGGDSLGRLQMLNVTPHHHQHSHIHSHLHLHQQDTAAGGVHPLMDPLASGSPLARLPYPGAALGPPILAHSLTDSEVLRQQIFGGPFREMPQSSSLGGSMSAAHQLQAMQQAQSAEIQFQRLALEQQWIHHHHHHSLAQDEYYNHLKKESDKTL, from the exons ATGAAGACCAGAACTCACAAAGAATCG ATGCCCGCCCGCAGTGGACGCAGGAGGGGGGGCAGCGAGGAAAGGAGGGGTAGACGTCCTCACCCCAGCCCCTCTCGAGCAGAGCGCAATGAAAAGCAAACA CAAAGAGCTGCTGGAGAGGAATTGGCTGTTGGGCGTTTTAGTCGTCGATCTCAAGGCCATGATTCATCAGAAAGTGAAGGGGAAGAACTTGTACCCCCTCCCAAAAGACAGAAAGTCCAG GACACCTCCTCCAATTCCCCAGCTCCACCCCTTTCAACTAACATTCCAACTTCAGCCCCACCCCCAATATCAAGCAACAGTCAATCAAGAGAGAGTGACAATGAGGATGGCCAATCACAGGGCAGCAGGAGCTCAGTTGGAGGCAGCCTAGCCAATAGTAGCAGCAGCATAAGCAGTGGTCGGGACATTGACCAGGACAATCGATCCTCCTCCCCGAGTCTCTCTGCTTCCCCATTGGCCAGTTTGGATTCTGAATCTGACTCTCCAGATTCCCCAAAGCAGGGTGACAAAAACAAAGATGAGGGGGCATCAAAATGTGTAGCAGAGGAGGAGAGTGGCTTAGGAAGGGGCGAGGAGGGCAGTGCTATCGATCAGAGGGACAATGAGGGTGGAATGGAGGCAGATTTGTCCCCCCTGAAGTCCTCCTCATCTGTTTTTCCATCTCATCGTAAAGTGGTGGACACCGCAGGTGATACAAGTAGCACCAGGAAGTCATACTTCCCCCTAGAATCCAAACTTGTGAGCAAAATGGAATACACAGGGCAAGGTGGCACTGAGACGCTACAAACCTGCAATCGCATCACTTCTAAAGCAGGCACTCAGTGTGGGAAACCTGGAGTGGGAGGTTCTGAGTATTCCCATGGGAATTCAAATGTTAGTCATGCACCAACACTCCCACCTCCACCTGCTCTGAAACCCTTAGAGGTGGGGCAGGTTGCTCCAGGTGGAGAAAGTAAAACAGACAAACCAGACAAAGGTGATAAGTCTGCTCCACCCTCCTTGCTTCCGCAAACTAGCCCTGTTTCCCAGCAACCTCTGCCTCCAAACACTCATCATTACACTCCCACAAGCTGGTCAGGGGGACCTCCCTCTAGTTGTCCTGGCAACTGGGGATATGTACGTTACCCAGGTAACCACCACACACATCCAGGCCAGCAGCCCCCAGTGCAGCAACAGCTGCCCTCAGTCTACAATTCTCCTTCCTCTACACGGCACACCTCCCACCCACCTTACCTGCCTCACCCTCATCCCCACCCACACAAAGAGTACCTGCCCAGGTATGGCACTGCAGCTGAGCGGGAACGGGGTGGGAGGGAGTTTGGAAACAGAGACTTCCCTGCTAGTAGTAGCAGTGCAAACAGCAGCAGTGGTAACACTTCTGGTAGTGGAGGTCCCAATTCTAATGTGGGTCGGGATTTTGGAAACCCACTACCAGGACAGAGCAGAGAATATGGTGGCATTGGCTCACAAGTATCAAACCGGGAGGGGCCTTCAGGACCACCAAGTGGTCGTGAATATGGATCAGGATTCAGAGATCGTGAGCGGGGATCAGGTAGAGAGTTTACATTGCAAAACCAGCAACTTCAAGCTCAGGGCAGAGAGTTTGGACCTGAAAGCACAGGAGGGGGAGGATGTCATCCAAGAGACAAGGACGGAAGGTGGGGAGAGTTGACAGGTCAGGTTAGAGAGGCAGGGAGTAACAGTTATCCCATTAATGCCAATCAAGCACCTGTTGGTGGCCCATCATCTGGTTTACCTTCAACAAAACTGTTGAACCATGACCCAACCAGTTCACCACAAAATGGCTCTAGTCATCCCCCTTTTTCCTCTGCCATTTCAAACTCCACTAGTAGAGACTTTCCCCCACCTATGGATGCAAATGTGCAGCAGACATCGCAAGGACAGACCCCCCTAACACCCTGCAATACTGCAGATCTTCCTCCCCCAACACAATTTTTGAGAGAGTACCCCCCTCCAGGAGCCAAGGACTACCCACCCCCTGGAGCGACCTCTTCCTCTGGTCCACATTCTAGTGTGCCCAGGGAGTACCCGAGCCCACCTGGATTGGCCCCCAACATAACTCGGGAATATCCTGTAGGACCTTCACATCCACATCATTCTCAATATCCTGGGCAGACAGCCTTGCCTATGCAGCATAGAGACCGAGAGAGGGAAAAGGAGAACCCTGCATCATCTCTTCATTCAAATCGCAATCAACCACCATCCCTTTCTCCTTCATCAGGTGGCTCTGCACATGGACATCCCACTTCTACTTCTTACCCACCTCCTCCTCCCCCTACTAGTTCACATGGTCAGCCACCACCCATCTCAACCCTTCCAGGCAGTCATTCTCGACAAGGCCCATATCTTTCATCCAATCAGACTCcaactccactctctcctcttccGAGCCCCTCAAACAATCAAATGGGAGGGTTTACTCCTTTTCCATCAACTTCTGCTCCCTCGATGCCACTTCCTGCATCAGGTGTGCCAACCTCTTGTCCATCAGGTTGCAGACCTACTCCTTACCATGGCACTTTAAGCAGTCATTCCCCTTTCAGTAGCTCTTACCATGGCAACGGTAACCATGGAAATGCTATGGCAAATAGTAATGCCAGCGGCATTGGTCCCAACAACAGCAATAGCGCTAACACTCAATCACAATTGCACTCCCCTCAAAACTCTAAAATACAACCACATCTTGGTAATCCAGGCCACAATAACACTGGTCCAGCTACCAGCACATCTGCTGGAGTAGATGGCCACTCTGATTCATACTCTGGCCCTGTGCCACCACCAGTCATCAAGGAGGAGCCAATAGAGGAGAGGGAGGTGTCAGAGAGCCCACCTGCAGTTCTCCAAAGCCCCTCCCCAGAACCAAAACCTGTTGACATTCCAATCCATGCCAGCCAGTCAGCTCG GTTCCACAGGGTTCTTGACCGGGGCAATGGGAACTCTTGTGCACGTAGTGATGTTCTCTTTGTTCCGCTTGATGGTTCTAAGCTTTGGAAGAAGAGGAATGAGGCCATAGAACGGGCTCGTAGAGAAGTAGAACAACAAGCAAGAGACctgcgagagaaagagagggaacgagagagagaaaaggaaagagaaagagacttGGATAGACATATGCTG CAGAAGGACAGTGGTTCCAGTACAGGGTTAGGAGCTACAGGCACACGCCAGGGCTCTTCATTCTTCTTTCCCTCTTCGTCCTCCATTCTTCTAGACCCTTCgtcatcttcctcttcctcagTAATCCCCTCTCACCCCACAGCCCATCCACAGCACCACCCCTCTCACCATGCCGCCCACACCCTTCATCCCTCTCATCCTCTGCAtccgtctctctctcactccattCCTCACACTCTTCTCCTCCCTTCCATGGGAGGGGGTTCTACAGTTGTTGGGGGCCCTCAAGGTGTTCTTGGCATTGGGCTTGGGGGTCCATATTTGGGCCCTGATACCCCAGCCCTGAGAACCCTGAGTGAGTATGCCCGTCCTCATGCCATGTCTCCGCTGGGAGCTGCCGGACGCATGCCGGCACACCACCCTCATTTCCACCACCACCCTCACCCACATGCACACGCTCATCCCCATGTGCATCCTTCGTTTTTCCTGTCCCaattccaaaaccctgccctcgCACACCCGCACCACCTTCCGGCTGATGCTGCCACAGCTGCTGCCATTCTGGGCTTTTTGTATGGAGGTGGGCTGGAGGGAGGCCCCGTCCATCCAGGGCTTGGTCCTGGGCCTGGTGGGTTAACAGGGACGGGGCTTGGAGGAGTGGGGTTCCCTCACGCTGTAGCAGCTCACAGAGAGCGTGTGAAGCCAGGATTTGAGTTTAAGAGTGAGGAGCGTGTCTACACAGCTGGAGCCTTGGCAGACCCATCTCTAgctttgtcacacacacactcacacgcacactcacactccCTGCTGCTGGGGGGCGGAGCCGGAGGCGGGGCACCCAGTAGTGAGGTTGCCCTTTACGGTACAACTCCGCCTCCTGCTCCACCCCCTCAAGCTCTAGCCACAGCGGCTAGGAATCCAAACCCCTTCCCTCAGCCTTTGTCAGGTCCACCAACCTCCTCTATTCTCCCGGCCACACTCCCCACCCACCAGGCTCCTGGGGCAGCCTCAGTGACGCCAGTGACCCCTGCCCCTCCCCCTcaacctcctcctcctccacctcctccagcAGCATCATCTCTTCTTCACCCCTCCCCACACTCCACCTTTCCAAATTCACACCCTTCCTGTCCACCCCCAACTGCCCCAACTCAAGCCCCACCCTCTGATGGATATACCACCCCCATCCGTACTCCTCCTAGTACAGAGTGTGCGAGGAGCgtggagagggagagagtgatGCCTGCTGCAGAGAGGGAACGAGAGAGGGAAAGGGAAAGGACAGGGACAGGTGGAGGAGCAGGAGGAGGCACAGCAGCTGCAGGAGGTACAGGAGGAGGAGATTCTCTTGGTCGACTACAGATGCTGAATGTTACTCCTCATCATCACCAGCATTCACACATTCACTCTCACCTTCATCTGCACCAGCAAGACACAG CCGCGGGAGGGGTACACCCCCTGATGGATCCGCTGGCATCAGGGTCTCCCCTGGCCCGTCTGCCATACCCAGGGGCTGCTCTTGGGCCTCCCATCCTGGCACACTCCCTCACTGACAGCGAGGTGCTCCGACAGCAGATCTTTG GTGGTCCTTTCCGTGAGATGCCCCAGTCCTCGTCTCTGGGTGGGTCCATGTCTGCAGCACACCAGCTCCAGGCGATGCAGCAAGCTCAGAGTGCTGAGATTCAGTTCCAGAGACTGGCCTTGGAACAGCAGTGGATccaccaccaccatcatcacTCCCTCGCACAGGACGAGTACTATAA CCACCTAAAGAAAGAGAGTGACAAAACGCTGTAA
- the LOC127452813 gene encoding atrophin-1-like isoform X3 encodes MKTRTHKESMPARSGRRRGGSEERRGRRPHPSPSRAERNEKQTQRAAGEELAVGRFSRRSQGHDSSESEGEELVPPPKRQKVQQDTSSNSPAPPLSTNIPTSAPPPISSNSQSRESDNEDGQSQGSRSSVGGSLANSSSSISSGRDIDQDNRSSSPSLSASPLASLDSESDSPDSPKQGDKNKDEGASKCVAEEESGLGRGEEGSAIDQRDNEGGMEADLSPLKSSSSVFPSHRKVVDTAGDTSSTRKSYFPLESKLVSKMEYTGQGGTETLQTCNRITSKAGTQCGKPGVGGSEYSHGNSNVSHAPTLPPPPALKPLEVGQVAPGGESKTDKPDKGDKSAPPSLLPQTSPVSQQPLPPNTHHYTPTSWSGGPPSSCPGNWGYVRYPGNHHTHPGQQPPVQQQLPSVYNSPSSTRHTSHPPYLPHPHPHPHKEYLPRYGTAAERERGGREFGNRDFPASSSSANSSSGNTSGSGGPNSNVGRDFGNPLPGQSREYGGIGSQVSNREGPSGPPSGREYGSGFRDRERGSGREFTLQNQQLQAQGREFGPESTGGGGCHPRDKDGRWGELTGQVREAGSNSYPINANQAPVGGPSSGLPSTKLLNHDPTSSPQNGSSHPPFSSAISNSTSRDFPPPMDANVQQTSQGQTPLTPCNTADLPPPTQFLREYPPPGAKDYPPPGATSSSGPHSSVPREYPSPPGLAPNITREYPVGPSHPHHSQYPGQTALPMQHRDREREKENPASSLHSNRNQPPSLSPSSGGSAHGHPTSTSYPPPPPPTSSHGQPPPISTLPGSHSRQGPYLSSNQTPTPLSPLPSPSNNQMGGFTPFPSTSAPSMPLPASGVPTSCPSGCRPTPYHGTLSSHSPFSSSYHGNGNHGNAMANSNASGIGPNNSNSANTQSQLHSPQNSKIQPHLGNPGHNNTGPATSTSAGVDGHSDSYSGPVPPPVIKEEPIEEREVSESPPAVLQSPSPEPKPVDIPIHASQSARFHRVLDRGNGNSCARSDVLFVPLDGSKLWKKRNEAIERARREVEQQARDLREKEREREREKERERDLDRHMLQKDSGSSTGLGATGTRQGSSFFFPSSSSILLDPSSSSSSSVIPSHPTAHPQHHPSHHAAHTLHPSHPLHPSLSHSIPHTLLLPSMGGGSTVVGGPQGVLGIGLGGPYLGPDTPALRTLSEYARPHAMSPLGAAGRMPAHHPHFHHHPHPHAHAHPHVHPSFFLSQFQNPALAHPHHLPADAATAAAILGFLYGGGLEGGPVHPGLGPGPGGLTGTGLGGVGFPHAVAAHRERVKPGFEFKSEERVYTAGALADPSLALSHTHSHAHSHSLLLGGGAGGGAPSSEVALYGTTPPPAPPPQALATAARNPNPFPQPLSGPPTSSILPATLPTHQAPGAASVTPVTPAPPPQPPPPPPPPAASSLLHPSPHSTFPNSHPSCPPPTAPTQAPPSDGYTTPIRTPPSTECARSVERERVMPAAERERERERERTGTGGGAGGGTAAAGGTGGGDSLGRLQMLNVTPHHHQHSHIHSHLHLHQQDTAAGGVHPLMDPLASGSPLARLPYPGAALGPPILAHSLTDSEVLRQQIFGGPFREMPQSSSLGGSMSAAHQLQAMQQAQSAEIQFQRLALEQQWIHHHHHHSLAQDEYYNHLKKESDKTL; translated from the exons ATGAAGACCAGAACTCACAAAGAATCG ATGCCCGCCCGCAGTGGACGCAGGAGGGGGGGCAGCGAGGAAAGGAGGGGTAGACGTCCTCACCCCAGCCCCTCTCGAGCAGAGCGCAATGAAAAGCAAACA CAAAGAGCTGCTGGAGAGGAATTGGCTGTTGGGCGTTTTAGTCGTCGATCTCAAGGCCATGATTCATCAGAAAGTGAAGGGGAAGAACTTGTACCCCCTCCCAAAAGACAGAAAGTCCAG CAGGACACCTCCTCCAATTCCCCAGCTCCACCCCTTTCAACTAACATTCCAACTTCAGCCCCACCCCCAATATCAAGCAACAGTCAATCAAGAGAGAGTGACAATGAGGATGGCCAATCACAGGGCAGCAGGAGCTCAGTTGGAGGCAGCCTAGCCAATAGTAGCAGCAGCATAAGCAGTGGTCGGGACATTGACCAGGACAATCGATCCTCCTCCCCGAGTCTCTCTGCTTCCCCATTGGCCAGTTTGGATTCTGAATCTGACTCTCCAGATTCCCCAAAGCAGGGTGACAAAAACAAAGATGAGGGGGCATCAAAATGTGTAGCAGAGGAGGAGAGTGGCTTAGGAAGGGGCGAGGAGGGCAGTGCTATCGATCAGAGGGACAATGAGGGTGGAATGGAGGCAGATTTGTCCCCCCTGAAGTCCTCCTCATCTGTTTTTCCATCTCATCGTAAAGTGGTGGACACCGCAGGTGATACAAGTAGCACCAGGAAGTCATACTTCCCCCTAGAATCCAAACTTGTGAGCAAAATGGAATACACAGGGCAAGGTGGCACTGAGACGCTACAAACCTGCAATCGCATCACTTCTAAAGCAGGCACTCAGTGTGGGAAACCTGGAGTGGGAGGTTCTGAGTATTCCCATGGGAATTCAAATGTTAGTCATGCACCAACACTCCCACCTCCACCTGCTCTGAAACCCTTAGAGGTGGGGCAGGTTGCTCCAGGTGGAGAAAGTAAAACAGACAAACCAGACAAAGGTGATAAGTCTGCTCCACCCTCCTTGCTTCCGCAAACTAGCCCTGTTTCCCAGCAACCTCTGCCTCCAAACACTCATCATTACACTCCCACAAGCTGGTCAGGGGGACCTCCCTCTAGTTGTCCTGGCAACTGGGGATATGTACGTTACCCAGGTAACCACCACACACATCCAGGCCAGCAGCCCCCAGTGCAGCAACAGCTGCCCTCAGTCTACAATTCTCCTTCCTCTACACGGCACACCTCCCACCCACCTTACCTGCCTCACCCTCATCCCCACCCACACAAAGAGTACCTGCCCAGGTATGGCACTGCAGCTGAGCGGGAACGGGGTGGGAGGGAGTTTGGAAACAGAGACTTCCCTGCTAGTAGTAGCAGTGCAAACAGCAGCAGTGGTAACACTTCTGGTAGTGGAGGTCCCAATTCTAATGTGGGTCGGGATTTTGGAAACCCACTACCAGGACAGAGCAGAGAATATGGTGGCATTGGCTCACAAGTATCAAACCGGGAGGGGCCTTCAGGACCACCAAGTGGTCGTGAATATGGATCAGGATTCAGAGATCGTGAGCGGGGATCAGGTAGAGAGTTTACATTGCAAAACCAGCAACTTCAAGCTCAGGGCAGAGAGTTTGGACCTGAAAGCACAGGAGGGGGAGGATGTCATCCAAGAGACAAGGACGGAAGGTGGGGAGAGTTGACAGGTCAGGTTAGAGAGGCAGGGAGTAACAGTTATCCCATTAATGCCAATCAAGCACCTGTTGGTGGCCCATCATCTGGTTTACCTTCAACAAAACTGTTGAACCATGACCCAACCAGTTCACCACAAAATGGCTCTAGTCATCCCCCTTTTTCCTCTGCCATTTCAAACTCCACTAGTAGAGACTTTCCCCCACCTATGGATGCAAATGTGCAGCAGACATCGCAAGGACAGACCCCCCTAACACCCTGCAATACTGCAGATCTTCCTCCCCCAACACAATTTTTGAGAGAGTACCCCCCTCCAGGAGCCAAGGACTACCCACCCCCTGGAGCGACCTCTTCCTCTGGTCCACATTCTAGTGTGCCCAGGGAGTACCCGAGCCCACCTGGATTGGCCCCCAACATAACTCGGGAATATCCTGTAGGACCTTCACATCCACATCATTCTCAATATCCTGGGCAGACAGCCTTGCCTATGCAGCATAGAGACCGAGAGAGGGAAAAGGAGAACCCTGCATCATCTCTTCATTCAAATCGCAATCAACCACCATCCCTTTCTCCTTCATCAGGTGGCTCTGCACATGGACATCCCACTTCTACTTCTTACCCACCTCCTCCTCCCCCTACTAGTTCACATGGTCAGCCACCACCCATCTCAACCCTTCCAGGCAGTCATTCTCGACAAGGCCCATATCTTTCATCCAATCAGACTCcaactccactctctcctcttccGAGCCCCTCAAACAATCAAATGGGAGGGTTTACTCCTTTTCCATCAACTTCTGCTCCCTCGATGCCACTTCCTGCATCAGGTGTGCCAACCTCTTGTCCATCAGGTTGCAGACCTACTCCTTACCATGGCACTTTAAGCAGTCATTCCCCTTTCAGTAGCTCTTACCATGGCAACGGTAACCATGGAAATGCTATGGCAAATAGTAATGCCAGCGGCATTGGTCCCAACAACAGCAATAGCGCTAACACTCAATCACAATTGCACTCCCCTCAAAACTCTAAAATACAACCACATCTTGGTAATCCAGGCCACAATAACACTGGTCCAGCTACCAGCACATCTGCTGGAGTAGATGGCCACTCTGATTCATACTCTGGCCCTGTGCCACCACCAGTCATCAAGGAGGAGCCAATAGAGGAGAGGGAGGTGTCAGAGAGCCCACCTGCAGTTCTCCAAAGCCCCTCCCCAGAACCAAAACCTGTTGACATTCCAATCCATGCCAGCCAGTCAGCTCG GTTCCACAGGGTTCTTGACCGGGGCAATGGGAACTCTTGTGCACGTAGTGATGTTCTCTTTGTTCCGCTTGATGGTTCTAAGCTTTGGAAGAAGAGGAATGAGGCCATAGAACGGGCTCGTAGAGAAGTAGAACAACAAGCAAGAGACctgcgagagaaagagagggaacgagagagagaaaaggaaagagaaagagacttGGATAGACATATGCTG CAGAAGGACAGTGGTTCCAGTACAGGGTTAGGAGCTACAGGCACACGCCAGGGCTCTTCATTCTTCTTTCCCTCTTCGTCCTCCATTCTTCTAGACCCTTCgtcatcttcctcttcctcagTAATCCCCTCTCACCCCACAGCCCATCCACAGCACCACCCCTCTCACCATGCCGCCCACACCCTTCATCCCTCTCATCCTCTGCAtccgtctctctctcactccattCCTCACACTCTTCTCCTCCCTTCCATGGGAGGGGGTTCTACAGTTGTTGGGGGCCCTCAAGGTGTTCTTGGCATTGGGCTTGGGGGTCCATATTTGGGCCCTGATACCCCAGCCCTGAGAACCCTGAGTGAGTATGCCCGTCCTCATGCCATGTCTCCGCTGGGAGCTGCCGGACGCATGCCGGCACACCACCCTCATTTCCACCACCACCCTCACCCACATGCACACGCTCATCCCCATGTGCATCCTTCGTTTTTCCTGTCCCaattccaaaaccctgccctcgCACACCCGCACCACCTTCCGGCTGATGCTGCCACAGCTGCTGCCATTCTGGGCTTTTTGTATGGAGGTGGGCTGGAGGGAGGCCCCGTCCATCCAGGGCTTGGTCCTGGGCCTGGTGGGTTAACAGGGACGGGGCTTGGAGGAGTGGGGTTCCCTCACGCTGTAGCAGCTCACAGAGAGCGTGTGAAGCCAGGATTTGAGTTTAAGAGTGAGGAGCGTGTCTACACAGCTGGAGCCTTGGCAGACCCATCTCTAgctttgtcacacacacactcacacgcacactcacactccCTGCTGCTGGGGGGCGGAGCCGGAGGCGGGGCACCCAGTAGTGAGGTTGCCCTTTACGGTACAACTCCGCCTCCTGCTCCACCCCCTCAAGCTCTAGCCACAGCGGCTAGGAATCCAAACCCCTTCCCTCAGCCTTTGTCAGGTCCACCAACCTCCTCTATTCTCCCGGCCACACTCCCCACCCACCAGGCTCCTGGGGCAGCCTCAGTGACGCCAGTGACCCCTGCCCCTCCCCCTcaacctcctcctcctccacctcctccagcAGCATCATCTCTTCTTCACCCCTCCCCACACTCCACCTTTCCAAATTCACACCCTTCCTGTCCACCCCCAACTGCCCCAACTCAAGCCCCACCCTCTGATGGATATACCACCCCCATCCGTACTCCTCCTAGTACAGAGTGTGCGAGGAGCgtggagagggagagagtgatGCCTGCTGCAGAGAGGGAACGAGAGAGGGAAAGGGAAAGGACAGGGACAGGTGGAGGAGCAGGAGGAGGCACAGCAGCTGCAGGAGGTACAGGAGGAGGAGATTCTCTTGGTCGACTACAGATGCTGAATGTTACTCCTCATCATCACCAGCATTCACACATTCACTCTCACCTTCATCTGCACCAGCAAGACACAG CCGCGGGAGGGGTACACCCCCTGATGGATCCGCTGGCATCAGGGTCTCCCCTGGCCCGTCTGCCATACCCAGGGGCTGCTCTTGGGCCTCCCATCCTGGCACACTCCCTCACTGACAGCGAGGTGCTCCGACAGCAGATCTTTG GTGGTCCTTTCCGTGAGATGCCCCAGTCCTCGTCTCTGGGTGGGTCCATGTCTGCAGCACACCAGCTCCAGGCGATGCAGCAAGCTCAGAGTGCTGAGATTCAGTTCCAGAGACTGGCCTTGGAACAGCAGTGGATccaccaccaccatcatcacTCCCTCGCACAGGACGAGTACTATAA CCACCTAAAGAAAGAGAGTGACAAAACGCTGTAA